Part of the bacterium genome, GCACATCCCAGCCCCGTTCTTGAGCCTTCTCGATCCATTCCAGAGGATGGAGAACACCGGAGAAATTCGACTGCGCCGGAAAGGCGAACAGGTTGTGCCCTCCCGGTCGAGCCCGATCCAGGTAGTCGTCGATCCGCCCCTCGTCGACCTGCATGTCGGGCGGCACGATCGGAATGTAGGTGGTCCGGGCGCCGTGCGCGCGGTCGAACTCGCGGATGCCGTTGACCGAGTTGTGGTTGTCGAAGGTGAGCAGAAACTGATCACCGGCCTCGAACGGGTAGGATTCGCCGACCAGCTTCAAGGCGTGACTGGCGTTGGCCGTGAAGATAACGCCGTACTCGTCGGGCGAAGCGTTGAAGAAGTCGAGGATCCGGCGGCGACAGCGCTCGACCCGGTCGGTGGTATCGAGCGAGCTCGGATTCGAGGAGTGGGGGTTACCCAGAACGTGCGAGAGCAGGAAGTCGGAGTGTTGGCGCACCTGGGCTTCCGAGTAGAGGCCGCCGCCGGTGTAGTCCAGGTAGACGTGGCGCTGGCGGTCCAGCCGCGCGAACTCGCGTGCCCTCAGCTCATCGAAAACCACGGTGTCGCGATACCCCGGGTTGTCCTCGAGAAACCGCTCGAACGCGCCTCGATCCGACCCACCGGAGGTCGATGAGCCTGTAGTGGCAGATTGCCCGGAGGGCGGGCTTTTGACTTGGGATTCCATTGGCGCGGGCTCGGGCTGAGGGCTGATTCTACTAGCCGGGTCGCTGTGATGCAGCTTACTTCCATCCCGCGCTCCGGATGCTAGGTTGTGGCTGGCCGTCATGAACCCGCCGACGATGGATTGCCCGAAATGCGGCCGCACGGTGCCGGAAGCCAGCGAATGCGTGGCCTGCGGCGTGGTGTTCGCGAAGATTCGGACGCGCGAAGAGCCGAGCACGCCCCATCAGAGCGAACCGGCCCGAGGGTTCCGGTTGGAGCCAATCCTGGGTGTCGTGATTCTGCTGGCGCTCGGTACCCTGGCTGCTCTGCAGTGGGTCGAAGGCCGGGTCGATGATCTGGAAGCTCCGCCGGAGCCGGTACCGAGCCTTCGCCCGGAGATCCCGCGCGATTCCGCGGCCGATCGCTCGTCGGAACGTGTGTCTCGGCAGAGGCCTTCCGCGCCCGTGCCGGCTCCAGTCGCGGCCCTGCCGGTCCCCGAGCCGGCCCCCAAACCGGTGGTCGAGCCGCCGAAGCCGCGCTGGGTCGATCCCGATTCGAGCTGGTTCCAGGGCGCAGCCGGGTTCAACCGGGGACTCGAGCGGGCGCGAACCAAGAACCAGGCCGTCCTGGTGTACTTCTACGCCGACTGGTGCGGCTACTGCCGGCAGCTCGAGTCGGAGCTCCTGAGCCGCGCCGTGGTCCAGGAGTACACGAAGTACCTGGTCAAGATCAAGGTCAACCCAGAGAAGGGTGCCGCCGAGCGAGCCCTGGCGAATCGGTACGGCGTGACCGGCTATCCGTCGGTCTTCGTCCACCCCGCCGGCCTCGGCGGGGCCAAGAAGATCCGCGGCATGACCAAGAAAAGCGGCGAGTGGCGGGTGCTCTCGCCGCGAGGCTACGTCGACAATCTCGCCGCGGCTGCCGGCGAGCGCTTCGGCCCGTCTTGAGCTTTCGAGCGCCCTCCCGTAGACTGCCGGGCTCTGACGGGGCGTGGCGCAGCCTGGTAGCGCACCTGCTTTGGGAGCAGGGGGTCCCGAGTTCAAATCTCGGCGCCCCGATATGAGAGGAACACTGGTCGCAGGTTTGCGGCCTTGCGGTTCCGAGTGAGGCTGCCTGTAGCTCAGCTGGATAGAGCAGCGGCCTTCTAAGCCGCGGGTCGGGGGTTCGAATCCCTCCAGGCAGGCCAGTTTTTTGACAACTGTGGTGAGCGTAGCTCAATCGGTAGAGCGCTTGATTGTGGTTCAAGTGGTTGGGGGTTCAAGTCCCCTCGCTCACCCCATTTCTTCTTTGAAGGGCGCCCTTAGCTCAGCTGGATAGAGCGACAGCCTCCGGAGCTGTAGGTCAGAGGTTCGAATCCTCTAGGGCGCGCCACGATTCCCCAACAAAACACTAAGTGTAGGTCGTCAGAATATTCCGGACACTCGGGGTCGATTTCTAAGAGACGGTTCATAGTTTCAACCTAGGCGGCTTTGACAGCCCGGTACTCCCTCTTTCTGCGCTGCATCGTCAGCCGCTTGATCCTGGCCCTCTCGGACAGCACCTGTCGGTATCGGCCACAGTAGACGTCTGCGGGCGTGACGTTCTCGAGCGACTCGTGGTAGCGCTCGTGGTTGTAGTAGGCAACGAAGTCTCGGATGGCCTGCTCGAGCTGCCACGGGAAGTGGTAGTGCTCGAGCTTGACCACGTTCTTCATCGAGCGGTGGTAACGCTCGATCTTGCCCTGGGTCTGGGGGTGATAGGGCCTCCCGCGAGTGTGCGTCATGCCTCGCTCGGCCAGATACTCCCCCAGATCCTTCGAGACGTAGGCTGGCCCGTTGTCGCTGAGTAGGCGTGGCCGGTGCCGTACCTTCACGCTTTCGACTCCCGTGCGTTCGAGCGCCTCATCGAGCGTCGCCATCACATCCTCCGCTCCCATCGTCGGGCTCAGTTGCCAGGCGATCAGATAGCGCGAGTAATCGTCCATCACCGTTGAGAGGTAGTACCAGCCCCCGCCGATCACCCGCAGGTAGGTGAAGTCGGTCTGCCAGAGTTCGTGCACGCGCCGGCTCGGCTGCGCGAAGCGATCAGAGGCCGACAGCAGCACGTAGGCCGGGCTGGTGATCAGGTCATAGGCCTTCAGAATGCGGTAAACGCTCGATTCCGACAGGAAGTAGCGCCTCTCATCCGTGAAGTGCCAGGCCAGCTCCCGGGCCGAGAGCTCCGTGCGCTCCAAGGCAAGCTCGACCACCTCCTCACGGATCTCTTGCGAGATCTTGTTCCAGCGGGCCCGCGGTGGGGGCCTGCGGTCTTCCAGCCCCTCGGGGCCACCGTCCAGGTACCGCTGGTACCAGCCGTAGAAGGTGCTCGGCGCGATCCCCAGCTGGCGCAACGTCGAGCGCACCGGAAGGTCCGATTGCTCGACCAGACGGATCATCTCCAGCTTCTCGGAGCCAGAGCGCCTCACAAAGCGACCTCCTCGCCAAGACCCGTCAGACTTTTTTTGAGCACCCGATTCTTCAGCGTCATCTCCGCAACGACCTCTTTCAGCTCGCGGTTCTCCGAGCGCAGCGCCTTGACCTCGTTACCCGTCGCTTCGCGCACTGTGTCCCCGTTGAGGCGCTTCTTCCCCGCTTCGAGAAAGTCCTTGCTCCACCGGTAGTACAGATTCGATGCGATGCCCTCTCGTCGGCACAACTCGGCTACGCTGAGCTCGCCACGCAAACCCTCGAGAACGATCCGAATCTTCTCTTCAGCCGAAAATCGGCGGCGGGCCCGCCGCCTGATCTCACGGACTGCCGCTTCGCTGGACTGCTTCTTCTTTCTTGGCATTCGACACTCTCCTGGGCCTGACTCTAGACCCCAAAGTGTCTCTTAGATCGAAACCCTAATGTGTCCGACTTCTGCTGACCGGAAACACTGTACCCACTCATCGGTAAGACGGTTTGTACCTCACGCGGGACAGGACAACTCCTACAGGTGCTGGGGCGAGCCGCAGCCGTGGCGCTGGAAGATCGTCGGGACGTAACGTATCTTCCGTGGCAGGACGTGGCCCCGGTGGGATCACGAAGAAACAGAAGGTAGGAAAAGAACGGTCACTACCGTCACACCGTCACTGGAGACTATGTAGTGGGAGCCTTTCCAACCCCGTGTCCGTTTCCTGGCTGTGGAGTCGCGACGCGCGAGCGTTTCTGTGAGAAGCATGAACGATCGCGCCCGTCAGGCCGCCGTAGACCCAGCGCACGCAAGGCGCTGCACAAAGGCGGAGCCGGCTACGGCGCTTCGCACGACCGTTGGCGCAAGCTCGCCCTAGCTGCCGACCTTGTCTGCCACTGGAAACTAGACGACGGCTCGCTGTGTCTCAACCCGTCCGTTATTGCCGATCATGTTGTTCCAGTGAGCGTTGCCCCCGAGCTGAGGTACGAACCGACCAACTCTCAAGGCCTCTGTGTCGCGTGCCACAACCGGAAGACATCCGAGGAGAGGCGTGGGATCTACCGCAGCACGCGAACGAATCGAGTCGAGAGGTACCAGCGCCCCCAACATTCTGAGCAGACTGTCCCGGATGCAACGGCGTGAGGCCTTGTTTCAACGTCCGCACATTTGGGTAGAAAGGTAACACTATGCCGCGGGGACCGAAAAAGACGCCGGCAGCACTTAGGATCGTGAAGGGCACGAACAAGAACGACCCTGGCCGCGAGAATCCCGACACACCTCTGCCCGTTGGCGAGTTAGGCGAACCACCGGACCACCTGTCCGACTGTGCGAAAGAACTCTGGCTCGAGATGGCGCCGTATTGGGGCGAGGTCTACCACCGGCATCAGTTCGAGGATCTTTGTACCGCCCGCGCGGACATGGAGCACTTCTACGCGATTTGTGAAGACGAAGGCTGGTTCTACGTCTCCGACAAGGGCAACAAGCTACGTCACCCGGCCGCGATTCAGTTCGAGTCAAACCGTGCGTTTGCGAATCGGGTCGCGTCTGAGTTCGGGCTCAACCCTACGGCCAAGAACAAGATCCACGCGCCGAAACCGGCAAGGCCCAGCCCCGCCGACAAATTCCGCTCAAAGGGCAGAACATAGGAGAACGCGCGATGGCCGAGTACCCACTTGACAGCTACCTCGAAGCCTTCGACCGCGCGGCGGAGTCGGCAACGGTTCGCGAACCCTTACGTGATTCCAGGCAAGAAGGACGGCGACGCTTCCTCTGCGCCGAGGAGCTAGAGAGGCTTGGAAAGGACAGCCACCCCGATCTTGAACTGGCATGCATTCTGGTCGATACTGGGAGCCGACGGCTGACGCGAACAGGTTCCGGGCGGTAGGGTCCCCCGAGCACTTCAAACGCCGTGCGCTACACGCCCAGTTGGCTCGTGTTGCGCCGCTAACAGCGTGCTGGCTGATCGGAATGCTATCGTTGAAGTTAGCTCCGCCCCAGGGCCCCAGGGCTCCAGGGGGACTGGAGGGCTTACTAACTGTAATATCGCGTGCACTGCCAAACCTGTTGACCGTCTGAGACACTGCTTGGTAGCCTAGATTGTCCGACTCTAGTAGACGATGAGAATGTGCAGGATTCCCCTTTTTCCTAGGGCATCGGCACGCATCTGGCAGGCTTCTCGAGGCTAAGAGCGATGGCAAAGACACGATTTGTGCCCCCGGTGCCACAAGGACTCAAGTTCATTGGGTCGGTCAGCGAGAAAGATCTCGAGGTGCTGCTGAAAGCGGTTCGAGGATCTGATGCATATGACATCAACTTCAAGCGACTCTCCGACCTAGCGAGCAAACTAGAAGGCGAACCGAAGGTCCGGACACTGTCCCACGCGATGAGTGCGCTCGAGTTCTTCTACTTCGACGGACGAGAGTGGGTAGAAGAGGGAGAGACTTTCGAAGAGGTGATCACGGAATTCCTCAGCTTTACGGGCTTGAGTGAGCAGCTTGGCGACGACCCAAAAGAGGGCACTCAGCGTCTGCTGGCTTTGCTTACCGAGAACCCAACGTTAGAGCGCAAGCGCAGGCTCCGTTGGTTGCGAACTGGAATTCTGAATACCGCAGTTAGGTTTGCGTCCTTTGTAGATTTGAGACCGAGGTTTGATAAGAACCGTAAACAGGTTGAGGAGTTCGTCCCCTGCGTGATCCTGCAAATCGTGACTGAGACAGAATCGGATGGTGAAAACACTCACGTTATACAGCTGAGCAAAGCTGGGCTGACTAAGCTGAAGAGAACCATCGAGGACATAGACAGGAAGCTGCATGTGCTGAGCGAAGACCAGCGAGTTGCGGGCAGTTTGTCCGAGACCGTCGGCGACCCAGCCGAACCCGGCGACTCGCCTACCGGCACAGCGGCAAAGGCTGGAGCTTGATCATGTCGACCAACCCAGACGTAGAGGAACTTGCGGTGTATGACAGACCGCCTAGAGCCAAGAGCTATGGCTCTCGCAAGCGTGCAACTGAGTATGTTGCGTGGCTTCAGGGGTGCAGTGCGGCTGCTCGGTACGACGAGGTCGAACCTACCGTCTTTTTCGACCTTCCTGAGACGAACTATTTCCTCGCATCAGGCGAAAAAATCTCCTCGAAAACGGCGCATCAGGTGAGACCTCATACGTGGGACTCCGTGATCGACTTTTGGGTTGGTGAGAGAGCTGCTATCTCGCATGAACCACCCTCAGATGTCGGCGTATCTCGTGCCAAGCCGTTCATAGAGTCCTACGAGAGCGCTGCACAGGAACTCCGAAAGGAGCTTGCAACGTTGGAGAACGAAAAATGTCTTTCAAAGGCCTATGAAGAGCGGGAACTAATGGGTGCGTTGATCGGGCACGATTGGCTTGGTCTAAAGATTGTTTCCTTGCTTGCGGGTAAGCCTCGGCTCCAGGCTCTTGAGATTTCAGCTGCGTTAGACGTTGCGGTGAATAAGGTCGCCGCAGTACTCGCTCATCTGACTAGGTTCAAGGCCCTCGCGGTGGAAGCATCCGGGGCATTTGCTTGTACCGATCTGGGGATGTCAGTTTGTGCGAAGCTCGCGGACGCGACGGATTAGAACCTCGGCGCGTTGAGAAATGAGTTTCAATGAGGGATTCGAAGACCTCGACCATCGAATCACAAACCACAAGCTCAATGTCCTCGTCTGGGGACCCAGCAGTAAGGACCCAAGTCTTCTTGCCAAACGCGAGAAGATCAAAGACCAGATCGGAGGTCGGTTTCCCTATGCCGACGTTCGCTTCAGCGAAGACCCAGAACTAGACAAGCTGATAGACGGCGCCGAGTTCTTGTCGGTGCCAGACAAAGAGCTGTTTCATCTTGGGGCCTGCGACACGTGCATCGTTCTGGATGCATCGAAGGGTGCAGGCGAAGAAATAGCCCACTTCTCGAGTTCAAAGTTCGCACCGCGCCTCTTCATCCTTACGAACGAAAAATACAAGGACGCATCGAGTTTTCCGGCGGCGTTAAGAGAGAACCAAAACCAGGTGTTCTATTCCGAGTCGGAGTTGTCGTCATGCAACCTCGTAGAAAGAGTGATCGTGCATCTGAAGAAAGAGGCTCTCCGTCAGATTGCGTGGTAGGCAAACGATGCCGAACACTCCCTGTACGTGAGTGCGCCTGAGTAGAAAGGCCAAGAGCTTTACAACCGGATCATCCAGCGGTCAGCCAGGAGCAGCAACACCAGTTCGGCCAGAGCTTCTCTGTGGCCCTCGTCTACGGCGATTTCGGCCACCTTCCCGGCTTCCCGAGAGGCGATCTGCTGAGAGCGCAGCGCCTCGACTAGCACAGCTTGCAGCGCTCGAAGAAACTCGCGGGTGTCGTCAGAGCGGAGTCTCTTCCGGACTCGCTCAAGATCGGTAGACTCGGAACCAGGGTCGGGCATTGGGCTTGCTCCTTTGCTCGGTCTAGGGGCTCGGCTGAGTTACCGCTCTGCCGGGTCCCGCTTGGTGATTGATCGGCCCCGGAAACGGGGCCGTTGCTTCTAACGTCTAAGCGGCTTTACCTCTCCCTTGGGGTTGCCGTCCATCGCAGCCGCAATCTCGCCCGAGATCCGGGTCGGCCTGGCGGCCCTGTGGTTTGGAGCGGCACCCGTTGTAGGCTCCAGTCAATGCCAGGAAAGAGCCGCCTGCCGCACAGGATCGGCGGCTAAATGCGCATAGCGCTGCGTTGTGGCTGCCTGGGTGTGGCCGAGCAGCTTGCCGATGATAGGCAGCGAGAGGCCCGCGCTGGGGCCCATCCTGCCCGTTCGGGTGGCGCTTCTTTCGTCACACCGGACGTAATCTAAAGGTGCCTCGATAAAGGCACACCTGGGAAAACCCAGGGCCGCAAAGCCACGGCTTTCGGTCGCGAGGATGTAGACAGAAAAGGGGACGTGCTTCCCGCGCGCTGGGTGCTCTCATTGGAGACCGATGAGTGACATCTTCATCAGCTACGCGAAGGAGGACCGCGGCCGGGCTCGCGTGCTGGCGGCGGCTCTGGAAGGCTCCGGGTGGTCCGTGTTCTGGGACCGGACGATTCCGCCCGGCTTGACCTGGCACGACTACATTGGGCGGGAGATCCAGGAGGCCCGCTGTGTTCTGGTCGCGTGGTCCGAGTCCGCCATCCAGTCCAGCTGGGTGCTTGAAGAGGCGGGCGAAGCTCGGAAGCGAGGGGTTCTGGTTCCACTCTTCCTTGAGGACGTCGAGCCGCCGCTAGGCTTCCGGAGCCTGCAGGCCGCGGATCTCTCGAAGTGGAGTGGCGACACCGAGGCGCCCGCCTTCCGGCAGCTCGTGGAGGGCGTGGAGCGTCTTCTGGGTTTTGCCGACGACGGCGGAACGGAAGCGGCGGAGCGAGAAGCGGTGCTGCCTTCGGCTGGAAGTCGGTGGAAAGCTGACGAGTTGCCCCGCGAGCGGAGTCCCTCGAGGGCGGCTTTCTTTCGCACGAGGTCGGGATTGGTCGTCGTGGGCGCCGTCCTTGTCGCCCTTGTGCTTGTGATCCAAAACTGGTGGCCAGAGACCGGGTCCGACAGCGACCACGACGAAGGCCCCGCCGTTGAGAGCGTCACCGGCGAGAAAGAGCCCCCGCTAGAGCTGACCAGCACCTTCGACAAAGGCGACGACGACGAAGGGTGGTGGACTTGGGGTGCTGGTTCGAGGCCGGTTACGCCATCGTCCGAGGAAGACTGCAGAAGCAAGATGGGCGGATGTCTGCATCTTGAAGATGAGTCTACCGACTTCTTCTACTTTCGGGCACCTCCGCATTGGGTGGGCGATGCGGACTGGACCCGTTTCCACGCGGGAAGTCTGAACTACTGGCTAAGACGAAAGTGGAAATCGGAAAGAAACGGAAAATGGGTGGCGCATGTTACGCCACTCGCCAGTGAGACGGAGAAGGAGGTCCCGGCTGACCTGATCATCGTGGGCTCGGGTGAACGCGGCAGCCTCGAGCTGCGCATCCCGATGCGGCCGCGAGAGGACTGGGGTGAGTACGCGGTTCCTCTGACGGAGGGCAAGATAGGGATTCAGAGCCCTGAAGGTGTCGTGGAGAGCCGTTGGGTTTGGATCAAGGGTGCCGAAAGGAGAGACGCAACCGGTGATGATTTCGGTCGCGTGCTGGAGTCGGTCGACGACCTCAGAATCCGTGGCGAATACTGGTCCGGCCCTGACGAAGCCTGGCTGGACAGTGTGTCGATAGAGCCTGCCGTTTCACCGGGTCCGTAGCTGTCTTCGCACGGACCTAACCACTCTCCAGCGTGGGCGGGCTCCTGGATCGGAAGCTCGGGGCTCTTGCGGATCGCGCCACAGAAGGGCCGGTAGGACCCTTGGAGCCGCAGAGGACCTGGGCAAGCACATGATGTATGGGACCAGATCAGGACCCGTCGGGCCCCCGGCTGCGGGCTAGGGTACCCGCCCCCCCTCCCCTTGCCGACGCGGCCAAGCACGCGAGCCTGGCCGAGAC contains:
- a CDS encoding thioredoxin fold domain-containing protein produces the protein MNPPTMDCPKCGRTVPEASECVACGVVFAKIRTREEPSTPHQSEPARGFRLEPILGVVILLALGTLAALQWVEGRVDDLEAPPEPVPSLRPEIPRDSAADRSSERVSRQRPSAPVPAPVAALPVPEPAPKPVVEPPKPRWVDPDSSWFQGAAGFNRGLERARTKNQAVLVYFYADWCGYCRQLESELLSRAVVQEYTKYLVKIKVNPEKGAAERALANRYGVTGYPSVFVHPAGLGGAKKIRGMTKKSGEWRVLSPRGYVDNLAAAAGERFGPS
- a CDS encoding TIR domain-containing protein yields the protein MSDIFISYAKEDRGRARVLAAALEGSGWSVFWDRTIPPGLTWHDYIGREIQEARCVLVAWSESAIQSSWVLEEAGEARKRGVLVPLFLEDVEPPLGFRSLQAADLSKWSGDTEAPAFRQLVEGVERLLGFADDGGTEAAEREAVLPSAGSRWKADELPRERSPSRAAFFRTRSGLVVVGAVLVALVLVIQNWWPETGSDSDHDEGPAVESVTGEKEPPLELTSTFDKGDDDEGWWTWGAGSRPVTPSSEEDCRSKMGGCLHLEDESTDFFYFRAPPHWVGDADWTRFHAGSLNYWLRRKWKSERNGKWVAHVTPLASETEKEVPADLIIVGSGERGSLELRIPMRPREDWGEYAVPLTEGKIGIQSPEGVVESRWVWIKGAERRDATGDDFGRVLESVDDLRIRGEYWSGPDEAWLDSVSIEPAVSPGP